One Pristiophorus japonicus isolate sPriJap1 chromosome 19, sPriJap1.hap1, whole genome shotgun sequence genomic window carries:
- the LOC139230147 gene encoding ultraviolet-sensitive opsin-like, which translates to MICVFNVTVDSIFWKYFPDSFLKYTNVCRFSAFIQASSVQLSVWSTVSFTFDRFVIICCQKLKLKYCTQRTATVVVIVVSVLSILINIPVYFRYEPYYIIGDIAWGCQAVTGYDSYLGWRAYKWIAHLSVPLLPFPLLVLLNCITVSHILVANRARRALKSRSNGESSSDPEMKNRRTSIILLFTIAGSFIVLWSPVVILHICFDITQSTLFPGPKSLYLAIRITLLLMYSSSCTNTCIYALTQRRFREEIMNIVKYPFTLIVK; encoded by the coding sequence ATGATCTGTGTCTTTAATGTAACTGTGGACAGCATCTTTTGGAAATATTTCCCGGATTCATTCTTGAAGTACACCAATGTGTGCCGTTTTAGTGCTTTCATACAAGCATCTAGCGTCCAACTCTCTGTCTGGTCCACAGTATCGTTCACCTTTGACCGCTTCGTAATCATTTGTTGTCAGAAACTGAAATTAAAATATTGTACCCAAAGAACTGCCACTGTGGTTGTAATCGTCGTGAGTGTGCTCAGCATTTTGATAAACATTCCAGTTTATTTCCGCTATGAGCCCTACTATATTATTGGGGATATAGCGTGGGGCTGCCAGGCAGTAACGGGTTATGATTCTTATCTAGGATGGAGAGCTTACAAATGGATCGCACATCTCTCAGTCCCATTATTGCCATTCCCTTTGCTGGTGCTGTTGAATTGTATCACTGTCAGTCACATCTTAGTGGCCAATAGAGCTCGCAGAGCCCTGAAGAGTCGCAGCAATGGGGAGAGCAGCAGTGATCCCGAGATGAAGAACCGAAGAACATCCATCATTCTGCTCTTCACTATCGCGGGGAGCTTCATTGTGTTGTGGTCGCCAGTTGTGATACTTCACATCTGTTTTGACATCACGCAGTCAACTCTTTTCCCAGGTCCAAAGTCACTATATTTGGCGATTAGAATCACCCTTCTTTTGATGTATTCCAGCTCCTGCACAAACACCTGCATTTATGCGTTGACCCAAAGGAGATTCCGAGAGGAGATTATGAACATTGTGAAATATCCATTTACTCTCATTGTGAAATGA